The proteins below come from a single Oncorhynchus keta strain PuntledgeMale-10-30-2019 chromosome 1, Oket_V2, whole genome shotgun sequence genomic window:
- the LOC118392634 gene encoding serine/arginine repetitive matrix protein 2 isoform X3 — protein MDISYHQDDPNDDCVDEGAGPVNSNDSVMQQATENSHLVDNSKLNGTRSSLWGAPEELERSLSSHRSTLLDQYPSMVSQVGEAWRRQHMSDVAVGVLRRYHRLRWFSNRNLNNRTFNIRPAHRKTTLNNGQSFLQTPQNTILNVGNPKSPKLNLKMTTTHTHLPPQTKVNLQEWPAERLSHRKGTDSGNGQPSHPVLVMDFSSRLSSAGSSPASSPPSAAPSLLSAPSFVDSSPPSSAASLPSSLSSADSSLQESPEPEEPPLNQTFMVSMPSSPSPRVRHTTLDFSPARSEDTFTAGGLSSPSLRKCALPTFPHQRFFTAVCPVVCMEMSSDYRSPVVQSPYRARLLIWDSQRAASNAHHRSPKSGFAGYHQINTVEPRSSPESSPSSLHRPLMPPRKPHHLDSCNPSQLKLQSSRLSSDHESGAGQPRLRRHYSLDSFSPSVSLLRNSAKQIDKDFQKLYHSLVCQGKSSSCCTCERREETTRGTSSSALAALALSPHHSVMKKRRRELVQEQSPESKRYRDSSFAYSPGSLRQRVEMFRCQNRSDSHLSSNQWDISCDSHNWSPRRASLAHTHHSPHHQHHSSNVAVRKAEGSWPGLHVDQHSPAWREKYSRFVGLEGKSIVKAECQCGCSPSFSRRQLLYK, from the exons ATGGACATCTCATACCACCAGGATGATCCCAACGATGATTGTGTAGATGAGGGTGCTGGCCCTGTCAACAGTAATGATTCTGTTATGCAGCAGGCTACAGAGAACAGCCACT TGGTGGATAATTCCAAACTGAATGGGACTAGGAGTAGCCTGTGGGGTGCGCCAGAGGAGCTGGAGCGCTCTCTGAGCAGTCATCGTAGCACTCTACTGGACCAGTATCCCAGCATGGTCAGCCAGGTAGGAGAGGCCTGGCGGCGCCAACATATGTCCGACGTGGCTGTAGGCGTTTTGAGGAGGTACCACAGGCTCAGGTGGTTCTCTAACAGAAACCTCAATAACCGCACCTTCAACATCAGACCTGCTCACAGAAAGACTACCCTCAACAATGGCCAATCCTTTCTCCAAACACCTCAGAACACCATACTGAATGTGGGTAATCCCAAGAGTCCAAAGTTGAACCTCAAAATGACAACAACCCACACCCATCTTCCTCCACAGACCAAGGTCAACCTCCAGGAATGGCCAGCAGAGAGGCTGTCCCACAGGAAGGGTACAGATTCAGGGAACGGACAACCGTCCCACCCTGTTCTAGTGATGGACTTCTCCTCTCGCCTCTCCTCTGCAGGCTCCAGTcctgcctcctcccctccctctgcagccccctcccttctctctgctccctcctttgtagactcctctcctccctcctctgcagcctcccttccctcttctctctcctctgcagaCTCCTCCCTACAGGAGAGCCCTGAGCCGGAGGAGCCCCCCTTAAACCAAACCTTCATGGTGTCCATGCCCTCTTCCCCATCCCCCAGGGTTAGACATACTACCCTGGACTTCAGTCCTGCCAGATCTGAAGACACCTTCACAGCAGGAGGGTTGAGCAGTCCATCTCTAAGGAAGTGTGCCCTACCCACATTTCCCCATCAGAGGTTTTTCACAGCGGTATGCCCTGTGGTCTGTATGGAGATGTCTTCAGACTACCGCTCCCCAGTAGTACAGAGTCCCTACAGAGCCAGACTGCTGATCTGGGACAGCCAGCGTGCAGCATCTAACGCCCACCATAGAAGCCCCAAGTCAGGCTTTGCTGGATATCATCAAATAAACACTGTGGAGCCCAGATCTTCCCCTGAgtcttcaccctcctctcttcataGGCCTCTGATGCCACCCAGGAAGCCCCACCACCTGGACTCCTGCAATCCCTCCCAGCTGAAACTCCAATCGTCTAGATTATCATCTGATCATGAGTCTGGGGCAGGCCAGCCAAGGCTCCGGCGACACTATTCCCTGGATTCCTTCTCCCCATCTGTCAGTCTCTTACGAAACTCTGCTAAGCAGATTGACAAGGACTTCCAGAAGCTCTACCATAGTCTTGTCTGTCAGGGCAAATCCTCCTCCTGCTGTAcatgtgagaggagagaagagaccaCCAGAGGAACCTCCTCTTCTGCTCTGGCTGCCCTGGCCctgtctcctcaccactctgTCATGAAGAAGCGTCGCAGGGAGCTGGTCCAAGAACAGTCCCCAGAGTCCAAACGTTACAGGGATAGCTCCTTTGCTTACTCCCCAGGATCCCTCCGCCAGAGGGTAGAAATGTTCAGGTGCCAGAACCGCTCAGACAGCCATTTGTCCTCCAACCAGTGGGACATCTCCTGTGACTCCCACAACTGGAGCCCCCGCAGGGCCAGTCTGGCTCATACCCACCACAGCCCCCATCACCAACATCACTCATCAAATGTAGCAGTCAGGAAAGCTGAAGGCTCCTGGCCTGGCCTGCATGTTGATCAGCACTCTCCTGCTTGG agagagaaatacagccGATTTGTTGGACTTGAAG GAAAGTCAATTGTCAAGGCTGAGTGCCAATGTGGCTGTTCGCCAAG TTTCTCTAGGAGACAGCTTCTGTATAAATGA
- the LOC118392634 gene encoding serine/arginine repetitive matrix protein 2 isoform X1, which yields MDDVVKTKLKSNAKIYSNTLERIVQKYSKLHDNGTEVNLEDITPEEVRVCMVKSELELSKLGLSKSDVDLAELSLGDVSEIHRPQNIIRDFKMDISYHQDDPNDDCVDEGAGPVNSNDSVMQQATENSHLVDNSKLNGTRSSLWGAPEELERSLSSHRSTLLDQYPSMVSQVGEAWRRQHMSDVAVGVLRRYHRLRWFSNRNLNNRTFNIRPAHRKTTLNNGQSFLQTPQNTILNVGNPKSPKLNLKMTTTHTHLPPQTKVNLQEWPAERLSHRKGTDSGNGQPSHPVLVMDFSSRLSSAGSSPASSPPSAAPSLLSAPSFVDSSPPSSAASLPSSLSSADSSLQESPEPEEPPLNQTFMVSMPSSPSPRVRHTTLDFSPARSEDTFTAGGLSSPSLRKCALPTFPHQRFFTAVCPVVCMEMSSDYRSPVVQSPYRARLLIWDSQRAASNAHHRSPKSGFAGYHQINTVEPRSSPESSPSSLHRPLMPPRKPHHLDSCNPSQLKLQSSRLSSDHESGAGQPRLRRHYSLDSFSPSVSLLRNSAKQIDKDFQKLYHSLVCQGKSSSCCTCERREETTRGTSSSALAALALSPHHSVMKKRRRELVQEQSPESKRYRDSSFAYSPGSLRQRVEMFRCQNRSDSHLSSNQWDISCDSHNWSPRRASLAHTHHSPHHQHHSSNVAVRKAEGSWPGLHVDQHSPAWREKYSRFVGLEGKSIVKAECQCGCSPSFSRRQLLYK from the exons ATGGATGACGTGGTCAAAACTAAGCTTAAGAGCAATGCCAAGATTTACAGTAACACTTTGGAGCGAATAGTTCAAAAG TATTCAAAGCTGCATGACAATGGGACTGAGGTGAACCTGGAGGACATAACACCCGAAG AGGTGAGAGTATGCATGGTCAAGTCAGAGTTGGAACTATCAAAGCTGGGATTGTCAAAG AGTGATGTTGACCTGGCAGAGCTGTCACTAGGAG ATGTTTCTGAAATACACAGGCCACAGAACATCATTAGAGACTTCAAG ATGGACATCTCATACCACCAGGATGATCCCAACGATGATTGTGTAGATGAGGGTGCTGGCCCTGTCAACAGTAATGATTCTGTTATGCAGCAGGCTACAGAGAACAGCCACT TGGTGGATAATTCCAAACTGAATGGGACTAGGAGTAGCCTGTGGGGTGCGCCAGAGGAGCTGGAGCGCTCTCTGAGCAGTCATCGTAGCACTCTACTGGACCAGTATCCCAGCATGGTCAGCCAGGTAGGAGAGGCCTGGCGGCGCCAACATATGTCCGACGTGGCTGTAGGCGTTTTGAGGAGGTACCACAGGCTCAGGTGGTTCTCTAACAGAAACCTCAATAACCGCACCTTCAACATCAGACCTGCTCACAGAAAGACTACCCTCAACAATGGCCAATCCTTTCTCCAAACACCTCAGAACACCATACTGAATGTGGGTAATCCCAAGAGTCCAAAGTTGAACCTCAAAATGACAACAACCCACACCCATCTTCCTCCACAGACCAAGGTCAACCTCCAGGAATGGCCAGCAGAGAGGCTGTCCCACAGGAAGGGTACAGATTCAGGGAACGGACAACCGTCCCACCCTGTTCTAGTGATGGACTTCTCCTCTCGCCTCTCCTCTGCAGGCTCCAGTcctgcctcctcccctccctctgcagccccctcccttctctctgctccctcctttgtagactcctctcctccctcctctgcagcctcccttccctcttctctctcctctgcagaCTCCTCCCTACAGGAGAGCCCTGAGCCGGAGGAGCCCCCCTTAAACCAAACCTTCATGGTGTCCATGCCCTCTTCCCCATCCCCCAGGGTTAGACATACTACCCTGGACTTCAGTCCTGCCAGATCTGAAGACACCTTCACAGCAGGAGGGTTGAGCAGTCCATCTCTAAGGAAGTGTGCCCTACCCACATTTCCCCATCAGAGGTTTTTCACAGCGGTATGCCCTGTGGTCTGTATGGAGATGTCTTCAGACTACCGCTCCCCAGTAGTACAGAGTCCCTACAGAGCCAGACTGCTGATCTGGGACAGCCAGCGTGCAGCATCTAACGCCCACCATAGAAGCCCCAAGTCAGGCTTTGCTGGATATCATCAAATAAACACTGTGGAGCCCAGATCTTCCCCTGAgtcttcaccctcctctcttcataGGCCTCTGATGCCACCCAGGAAGCCCCACCACCTGGACTCCTGCAATCCCTCCCAGCTGAAACTCCAATCGTCTAGATTATCATCTGATCATGAGTCTGGGGCAGGCCAGCCAAGGCTCCGGCGACACTATTCCCTGGATTCCTTCTCCCCATCTGTCAGTCTCTTACGAAACTCTGCTAAGCAGATTGACAAGGACTTCCAGAAGCTCTACCATAGTCTTGTCTGTCAGGGCAAATCCTCCTCCTGCTGTAcatgtgagaggagagaagagaccaCCAGAGGAACCTCCTCTTCTGCTCTGGCTGCCCTGGCCctgtctcctcaccactctgTCATGAAGAAGCGTCGCAGGGAGCTGGTCCAAGAACAGTCCCCAGAGTCCAAACGTTACAGGGATAGCTCCTTTGCTTACTCCCCAGGATCCCTCCGCCAGAGGGTAGAAATGTTCAGGTGCCAGAACCGCTCAGACAGCCATTTGTCCTCCAACCAGTGGGACATCTCCTGTGACTCCCACAACTGGAGCCCCCGCAGGGCCAGTCTGGCTCATACCCACCACAGCCCCCATCACCAACATCACTCATCAAATGTAGCAGTCAGGAAAGCTGAAGGCTCCTGGCCTGGCCTGCATGTTGATCAGCACTCTCCTGCTTGG agagagaaatacagccGATTTGTTGGACTTGAAG GAAAGTCAATTGTCAAGGCTGAGTGCCAATGTGGCTGTTCGCCAAG TTTCTCTAGGAGACAGCTTCTGTATAAATGA
- the LOC118392634 gene encoding serine/arginine repetitive matrix protein 2 isoform X2, whose amino-acid sequence MDDVVKTKLKSNAKIYSNTLERIVQKYSKLHDNGTEVNLEDITPEEVRVCMVKSELELSKLGLSKSDVDLAELSLGDVSEIHRPQNIIRDFKMDISYHQDDPNDDCVDEGAGPVNSNDSVMQQATENSHLVDNSKLNGTRSSLWGAPEELERSLSSHRSTLLDQYPSMVSQVGEAWRRQHMSDVAVGVLRRYHRLRWFSNRNLNNRTFNIRPAHRKTTLNNGQSFLQTPQNTILNVGNPKSPKLNLKMTTTHTHLPPQTKVNLQEWPAERLSHRKGTDSGNGQPSHPVLVMDFSSRLSSAGSSPASSPPSAAPSLLSAPSFVDSSPPSSAASLPSSLSSADSSLQESPEPEEPPLNQTFMVSMPSSPSPRVRHTTLDFSPARSEDTFTAGGLSSPSLRKCALPTFPHQRFFTAVCPVVCMEMSSDYRSPVVQSPYRARLLIWDSQRAASNAHHRSPKSGFAGYHQINTVEPRSSPESSPSSLHRPLMPPRKPHHLDSCNPSQLKLQSSRLSSDHESGAGQPRLRRHYSLDSFSPSVSLLRNSAKQIDKDFQKLYHSLVCQGKSSSCCTCERREETTRGTSSSALAALALSPHHSVMKKRRRELVQEQSPESKRYRDSSFAYSPGSLRQRVEMFRCQNRSDSHLSSNQWDISCDSHNWSPRRASLAHTHHSPHHQHHSSNVAVRKAEGSWPGLHVDQHSPAWVRVFHRNNVHAVQEKL is encoded by the exons ATGGATGACGTGGTCAAAACTAAGCTTAAGAGCAATGCCAAGATTTACAGTAACACTTTGGAGCGAATAGTTCAAAAG TATTCAAAGCTGCATGACAATGGGACTGAGGTGAACCTGGAGGACATAACACCCGAAG AGGTGAGAGTATGCATGGTCAAGTCAGAGTTGGAACTATCAAAGCTGGGATTGTCAAAG AGTGATGTTGACCTGGCAGAGCTGTCACTAGGAG ATGTTTCTGAAATACACAGGCCACAGAACATCATTAGAGACTTCAAG ATGGACATCTCATACCACCAGGATGATCCCAACGATGATTGTGTAGATGAGGGTGCTGGCCCTGTCAACAGTAATGATTCTGTTATGCAGCAGGCTACAGAGAACAGCCACT TGGTGGATAATTCCAAACTGAATGGGACTAGGAGTAGCCTGTGGGGTGCGCCAGAGGAGCTGGAGCGCTCTCTGAGCAGTCATCGTAGCACTCTACTGGACCAGTATCCCAGCATGGTCAGCCAGGTAGGAGAGGCCTGGCGGCGCCAACATATGTCCGACGTGGCTGTAGGCGTTTTGAGGAGGTACCACAGGCTCAGGTGGTTCTCTAACAGAAACCTCAATAACCGCACCTTCAACATCAGACCTGCTCACAGAAAGACTACCCTCAACAATGGCCAATCCTTTCTCCAAACACCTCAGAACACCATACTGAATGTGGGTAATCCCAAGAGTCCAAAGTTGAACCTCAAAATGACAACAACCCACACCCATCTTCCTCCACAGACCAAGGTCAACCTCCAGGAATGGCCAGCAGAGAGGCTGTCCCACAGGAAGGGTACAGATTCAGGGAACGGACAACCGTCCCACCCTGTTCTAGTGATGGACTTCTCCTCTCGCCTCTCCTCTGCAGGCTCCAGTcctgcctcctcccctccctctgcagccccctcccttctctctgctccctcctttgtagactcctctcctccctcctctgcagcctcccttccctcttctctctcctctgcagaCTCCTCCCTACAGGAGAGCCCTGAGCCGGAGGAGCCCCCCTTAAACCAAACCTTCATGGTGTCCATGCCCTCTTCCCCATCCCCCAGGGTTAGACATACTACCCTGGACTTCAGTCCTGCCAGATCTGAAGACACCTTCACAGCAGGAGGGTTGAGCAGTCCATCTCTAAGGAAGTGTGCCCTACCCACATTTCCCCATCAGAGGTTTTTCACAGCGGTATGCCCTGTGGTCTGTATGGAGATGTCTTCAGACTACCGCTCCCCAGTAGTACAGAGTCCCTACAGAGCCAGACTGCTGATCTGGGACAGCCAGCGTGCAGCATCTAACGCCCACCATAGAAGCCCCAAGTCAGGCTTTGCTGGATATCATCAAATAAACACTGTGGAGCCCAGATCTTCCCCTGAgtcttcaccctcctctcttcataGGCCTCTGATGCCACCCAGGAAGCCCCACCACCTGGACTCCTGCAATCCCTCCCAGCTGAAACTCCAATCGTCTAGATTATCATCTGATCATGAGTCTGGGGCAGGCCAGCCAAGGCTCCGGCGACACTATTCCCTGGATTCCTTCTCCCCATCTGTCAGTCTCTTACGAAACTCTGCTAAGCAGATTGACAAGGACTTCCAGAAGCTCTACCATAGTCTTGTCTGTCAGGGCAAATCCTCCTCCTGCTGTAcatgtgagaggagagaagagaccaCCAGAGGAACCTCCTCTTCTGCTCTGGCTGCCCTGGCCctgtctcctcaccactctgTCATGAAGAAGCGTCGCAGGGAGCTGGTCCAAGAACAGTCCCCAGAGTCCAAACGTTACAGGGATAGCTCCTTTGCTTACTCCCCAGGATCCCTCCGCCAGAGGGTAGAAATGTTCAGGTGCCAGAACCGCTCAGACAGCCATTTGTCCTCCAACCAGTGGGACATCTCCTGTGACTCCCACAACTGGAGCCCCCGCAGGGCCAGTCTGGCTCATACCCACCACAGCCCCCATCACCAACATCACTCATCAAATGTAGCAGTCAGGAAAGCTGAAGGCTCCTGGCCTGGCCTGCATGTTGATCAGCACTCTCCTGCTTGGGTACGGGTCTTCCACAGAAACAATGTACATGCAGTCCAAGAGAAATTATAA